TAACTGCTGTGTCCCCACCGAATAGCTTTGCTAATAAAAACCCAACTCCCTCCTCCCACCCGTCCCCTCCCAACCTCTCATAAAAACAGCCCCTAAAGTTACAAAATGccacacacgcacacagaggGATGCAATGTTACCGCGCTCAGCTATTAGCCTGTCAGGGCGTGACAGTGTGTGGGTACCAGGGATGCCGTGCCACGGATGCAGCAGTCCCGCAGCCACGCATGCAGTCCCGCAGCAGGCGATGCCTGCAGCGCTCAGGGGGGTCCCCGCTGTCCCCACTAGGTAGGTCTGCGTCGACTCCCGCCTGCTCCACCGTTACCAGGGTCTCCACATGGATTTGGGGAAGCTAGGCGATGGCAGGCCACGGGTCTGTGAAGCGTCCAGCCCATCGGTGGCCGTCTGGCCCGGCTCGGCCTCCGCCTCATCCGAGTCGGAGCAGGTGTCCTCGCTGGGGCAGGGTgagggggcagcgggggggcagcgccagccccagccccggggggggccGCACCGCCGGGGGCAGCGCCTCGCCGCCGGGCCAGGGCCCCATGGCAGCATCCGCCACAACGTCCGCGATGGAGTCCGGGCAGCCGCCCTCGTTGAGGGGCATGGACTCCAGCAGGTGGTTCAGCAGCTCGGCGGCCGTGGTGGCGTCGATGCCGGGGCAGCTGGAGACGAAGGTGTGCACCTCGTGCATGCACTGGATGTAGCCGGCGGCGAAGCGCTCGCTGGCCTCGCGGTGCAGCCGCCCGCCCTCTGCGCCGCGGGAGACAGAGAGGGGCGCGGGGTGAggcgcggccgggccccgccggcccctaccgccgccccgccggcacTCACCGAGCGAGCGGCGCTCCAGCACGGCCTGCACCCGCCGCACCGTCAGCTCCAGCACCTCCGCGTTCTCCAGCTTCGCCTGAAACTGACCGGGGCGCCGCGGGCCGTCAGCgcggccccgggccccgccgcccggccggtccccgccccgccgcctcaCCTCGCTGTcggccagcagcagccgcagctcctgcaggctCTCATTGATCCGCGCCCGGCGCTTCTTCTCCACCAGCGGCTTCCTCGTCTGCGGGGGGGACAACACCGCCCGTcagcccgccgcccgcccgcccgcccccgcccgccgcagcGCCCCCACCGCTCACCCGCCGGTCGGCCCTGGCCTCCGCGCAGTCCTCGtcgccccgcggcgggcggccctTCCCGGGCCGGAAGGAGGGCGCCATggcgcgcccgcccgccccgcgctgccgcccTCCGCTCCCCCCAGCGGCTCCGCTCCGCTctccgccccgcgccgccctACTTATACCCTCTCATTTGCATGTCAATGAGCCCATTGGCCGCGACGCGCGGGCAGCCGCCGGAGCGTTGGCCGAACGGGCCAATGGAGAGCGGCCGCTTTGTCTGCGCCGGGGTGGGGcggggtggggcggggcggggcggggcggggggagcgcgCGCCGCCAGCCTTTGGTTGCCGTcggccgccgcgctgcccccggcATTGttggcccggcccggcgcgggcTCCCcgtgggctgggcagcagcgcgggggggggcgcccggggagcggcggcggggggcgtCGGTCACCGGCAGCGGGTGCCCCGGCAGCGGCGGGTGCACAGCCTTGGGAACGGGGAGGGTGCTGGGGCGTGGGGGCTGGTGGGCCCGGGCCCCGTGCcagcgggccggggggggggcggctgggctGCCCGTCCCATCCCCTTCCCCCGCCGGGGggccgccgggcccggggcgcACCGCCGCCCTCCGCCTGGCGCtgctgccgggccgggccgcgctgtgCGGTAACCCGATGCCGCCGGCAGTTGGCAGCTGCGCTCCCCCGGCAGGCCGAGGCGCATAAAGGCGCCGGGGCTCGTCTCCGAGGAGAGCGACAGGTGTTCGCTCCCGCTCCCTTTGTTCCTCCTTTTATTCTCCCCCCTCACGCATGTCGCGGTTTTACCGCCCCAGGAGACGGGAGCCGCGGCCTGAGGGGGCCTGGGGGGCCGGGCCCCCGCCTCCGCGCTCCCCCCTTATGCCATCTAACCGGGGAAAACCCTCTGGTTCGGGGGGTGCTGGGCCCCGGGGACCCTCACCTCTGTGGCTTTGTACTGCTGGCTTACGCCGGTGTTGGGCCCGGTGGCCCAGCAGCTAGTGGCCTGGTGGTCCAGTGGCCAGCAGCCCGGTAGCCCGGTGGCCACGCGCTCCAGGAAAGGCCACGGTAGCTCTCCATCGGTCCCGCCGTTCCGTAATGCCGCTCTTCATCTCCAGCGCGCCTGTGCCAGCAGCCGTGCCAGCCACATGCTGATCCGTGGCTGGTGGAAGAGCAAACTGGGATGGAGATGTTCTGTGGGGTCCACAGCCAGCATGGGGGGCACCCAGCTGCGGGCCCAAGCCCAGGTCACCCTGCTCTGCATATCACAGCAGACCGGACATTTCCCAAAAGGTGCCCCCCTTAGGTTTCATCCTTTTATTTGAAAGTTTGCTCTGCGGGTGACGTGCCAGGCCGGAGCAGAGCGGCATGTACCTGGGGCTGGGTGATGGTCCTGCTGCTCCTGATGGTGCCGGCACCCCACGCATCGCGCCCTGGAAACTGGCTCATCCTTCTCATTGATGCCATTAACACAGAGTAAGCAGAAATGCTATTTAGGCCAGGCCAGGCAGGTAACATTGTTGTCTTTTAAGCAAGCAGAGACACTTGTGACTGTGTTTTGTGTCTAGTTTATTCCTGGTTAGCCTaaatgggagaggaaaaaaaggcaattgtCCAGGCTGCAACTACAGCGAAGTAAGGGGTGTCACAATTTTGGAGTCATCTGCTCTGAACCAAAACTAGGCACGTAAGGTCAGCAGacatgaaaacacacacactttaTAAAAATGTGCAGTACCACACTGAAGGTACGGTAATCACATGGTAAAAACAAAGTCCCAGAGCCTGTgaccttgttttctttgcagagacAGCTCAGCTTTTCCTGGTGTATGTAACGAGCGATGCTCAGGCAGTGGGTTTTACACTGGTGTAAATTCTGCTGATTTGCATGAGAAACATTGCACTGCTGTGGTTGCAGGTGCAGTCCCCAAATCCATCAGGCCACTTTACTGCAGTTGTCTTTATCTGTTGTGTTTCAGATTCAGGTTAGAGATGCTGCAGTGCTAATCTGGGAAAACGGGAAGTGAAGGAGCTCCTGAATTCCCCTCGGTCATGGTTTGGATGTGTCAGGACTTGGGTGATAAAATGCTGGCGGCTGCTGAATGGCACTGATTTCTCACCAGCCTCCAATGTGCATGTTTTTGAGCAGTAAGGAGCCACAGGTGCAGGGTGTGAGGACTTCTGGATGCACGAGAAGAGGAGGATACTGCAGCAGTGGGCTAGCAAATCTTGGCCAAGAATAGCCAAAGAGCTGGCCGTGGCTGTAACATCCTATTTCTGTTCTGACTTGGTGGGTGCTGATGGCAAGGTATTTTATACGTTGCTCGCTCTTGCTCTGCAGTGtgtctttttgtattttctttgaaaagttgCAGGTCAAATAAGTTGACAAATGCTGGAGCCGTTTGTGCTGGGCATTAAAAACGTATGCGCCATAAATATCAATGCATTGCTAGAGCTGCCGGTCTGGAGGAGGGAGTCACTGCAGGCTATCTGCTCCAGCCCACAGGGATAATGTGACATTTTTGTGCCACTTTAAACAAGTTCTGTCACATCAGGTGAAGCGAATCATGGTAACCTCAtgcattttaatggaaatgtcaGCAGCAATctagtaaaagaaaatgttctttagaTACCTTGTCCAATACCTCAGTGCTTGCCCATGCATGGTGGTTTCTGGAGATTTCACTAAACCCGTTGGCTTACCCGTATCATTCTTTCCAGGTTAAACCCATCCTGCTGTCTGCTGATGGGAATGTGTACGGGCCCTGCTTTCTGCTCAGCTGGAGGGTGGAAGTTTAAcctctgctggagcagggagctctgcctggggctggtgctcCCACACATGATATAAATTACAGTTTAGCCAAGGAGCAGCACAGTTTTAGCGGTGGTAACTGGACCGGTGCCTCACTGCACGTGTTTTCCTGCAAGTCTGTGTGTAGAGCAGCATGTAATAACGGGGTTTAATTCTTTGTAGATCACATACGACCACTAATGCAGCTACAGGGACGGTGGCCGAGGCAGCTGTGGGAGGCAATCGTGCAGCCTCAGCTACTTGCCGCATGTTTTGGGGACGCGGGTAAGTGGCAAATCCTCATGAGATGGGAGAGTCTGCCACGTAATGCCTCATGCACTCCTGTCTGAGCTCTCGGGTGTGTTTGAAAGGCCTCAGGCTCCCAGATGAACATCCACAGAGCCATAATGCAACTCTGAAAAGTTTTAAGGGCTCTACAGGCAAGCGTGCTGTCATCCGTGTCCCTGGGCCTGAGCCAGTAGTCACCCAGGCTCGCCGTGGGTCACAGAATCAGAGCATGGGATAAAGACATGATGAGCGTGGACAAGGTCCATTGGAAATGGTTGAGTAGCTTCTTTCATGAATGGTATAACATCTGTTGTCGGAGGCACAAGTTCCTGTCAAAGAGACACGTCATCCTCATAAATATTAATGGTGCATCTAAATGGTGGTGGGTGTGAGCTGTGGCGGATGTTAGGTTAATGGGTGAACTGCTTCTTAGGCACCAGTTTGCTGTCAGCACACCTACTTCTGCACTAACAGATACAAACCGTTTAGGTGacagagccagcacagagccatcttccccctcctcctctccctggtGTCCCTTCACAAACGAAATGTGTACTGTAATTAGTTCCTGCCTTGTCTCTGATGAAAATTAGTCCTGCTCGCAGAACCGAGGTGGAGGGAGCATGCCTGGAGCTGGAGAGCTGGTGGCTGTAGATGATAAATGAAGCGAGTAAGGAAGGCTGTTGGAAGTTTACAGCATTTGCTGTCGGTTTGGTCCTAGTTGCCTTTAGTGCTATCGATTTCTCTGCTGTTAAAAGCAGATGTTTAAGAGGGAAATTGGGTTGACTATCACCACTGAGCTGCTTTTGGGCTTGGATCTGTTTGTTACTGCAAACTGTGTTTGCTGCCTTGAGCGTTGAGTTTCCGTTGCCCCTTTCAAAAACCATAAGGCTTTTCctatccttttttatttatcagCAGACTTGGCAGTGGTGCTCGTGTTCATCAGCTGGGGCACAGAAGAACAGTTCATGCCAGCCACGACGCTAATGAGTACCATTCAAAAGGGTCTTATGTCCGTTCACAGAAGAGCCCCACGCCTGCCTGTGCCGCCTGTGAAGGCTCGGGGTCCCCTTTGGCTGGGAGGCTGGGAGCTCTCTGCCGTTTCGGAGGTACTTGTGGTGATGCCCAAATGCACTGTGCTGAGCAGGTGGTGAGGACGGCAGAGCCTCCCCCCATGGGGGAGCGATGGATGGGGGTTGTGCGCTGGGGGGGCTTCCCCCAGCAAAACCCAGTGTGCCACTTCAATTACCTTGTCGTTCTTTCCCCTCAGCCCGCTGGGCTCTGGTAGGGAGATGTCTGAGCTCGTGCATCATTGCCAGCTGCTCCAACTTGTGCCATTTAGCCTCTCGTCCCTTGTCAGTGGCTGTTGCAGGGCCCCAGGTCTTGTGAGGCTGGAGAGAGCGGCACTTGGTCACGTTGTGTTTGTGGAAGTTATTTCAGGGAGGTGAGGACAACTGTCTGAAACAGgtaaagaggttttttttccagttggattaaaaaaaaaaaaataaaatctgcctGTGGCACTTCAGGGAgaatttttttggtgtttcCAGGGAAGCGCCTTGTGTTTGGTTTCTCTAATATTTTTGGTATTTGAAAGTTACCCCAACTGCAGGGCTGACTTCATCATAGGCTTTGTCCTATCTTTGTAGCACTGATGCATATATCACTGGTCCTCCTCtgcaagatatttttattaattcctAAATGACTTACAGGCATCCTCGTTAAAGtacattttcttcagagaagacGCTGAATCCCTTAAACACAGTCCTGACTAAGGCTGAAAGCTTTTTTAGAGTGTGTGCCCTTCAGAGCGTATTTATTCTGACATGCAGTGCATGGCCAGGGTAACTCCCAGTCCGTACCTCTGGCAATGACACTCTGAGTTTGTTGACAGgacacaggttttatttttatcagattAACATGTACATAATCAGGCTCTGAACTTTGCTCCCCTGTGTTTTGTGAAATGCTCTAGAAAATGCCTGCTTTCACAGCCTCTCACGGGTTTGCATTCACATTGCAAATTACATGTCTGTaggtgggagaaaaaaacaaccctgtgCTCTCAAGGGAATGTTTGTGAGACCCTTTTTGGCGATGACAGAATACGTTTTACAGTCAGTTTTGACGAATGCTGGTCCTTTCTAAAtccaaatgagaaatattttacaggGAGAGACTAATCCCCTTTACTTGAGAGTCCTGGCAcccatttttgtgttttgtgtaaATATTGGGTTTGACCCTGTTGCAGGAGATGCCTGATGCAGTTTGACTGCACAGACGAGTTTCCTGGAGGTACCCATGGACAACCTGGGACCCAACCACAGTAACAGGTATTTGTGGATCTTGCCTTATCCGTGCCATGCTCCCACTCCGGACTGGTTGTTTCTCCAAGGAGGTGACGCTTCATACCTGAGACTCCCTTTAATGATATGGAAAAGGACCTTCCCGAGGACTTGGTCTGTTGTGTACTATCGAAGAGGATGTCTTTTAACTACTCTAAGTTTAGAACGGATTTTAGCCTTGCTGTCCTGCACAGCGCACACTGCTCAGCTGATTTATGTTGGTGGCTGTGTCCCTTAATCTGCTGCAGAAGCTTCTTACGTCCA
This genomic stretch from Falco biarmicus isolate bFalBia1 chromosome 13, bFalBia1.pri, whole genome shotgun sequence harbors:
- the LOC130158327 gene encoding LOW QUALITY PROTEIN: transcription cofactor HES-6-like (The sequence of the model RefSeq protein was modified relative to this genomic sequence to represent the inferred CDS: inserted 2 bases in 1 codon), whose product is MAPSFRPGKGRPPRGDEDCAEARADRRTRKPLVEKKRRARINESLQELRLLLADSEFQAKLENAEVLELTVRRVQAVLERRSLEGGRLHREASERFAAGYIQCMHEVHTFVSSCPGIDATTAAELLNHLLESMPLNEGGCPDSIADVVADAAMGPWPGGEALPPAVRPPPGLGLALPPRCPXSPCPSEDTCSDSDEAEAEPGQTATDGLDASQTRGLPSPSFPKSMWRPW